A single genomic interval of Cucumis sativus cultivar 9930 chromosome 7, Cucumber_9930_V3, whole genome shotgun sequence harbors:
- the LOC116405254 gene encoding ABC transporter G family member 34-like — MKMHGVEKHHLRLLEDVSGPFRPGILTALVGVSGSGKTTLLDVLAGRKTSGYIEGSIYISAYPKKQSTFARVSAYCEQIDIHSPHVTVCESLILSTWLRLSSNVDTKTRKMFVEEVTELIELDKLRDALVGLPGIDGLSTEQRKRLKIAVELVANPSTILMDEPTSGLDARSAAIVMRTMRNIIVAYEFSWELTR, encoded by the exons ATGAAGATGCATGGGGTCGAGAAACATCATCTTCGACTTTTAGAAGATGTTAGCGGACCTTTTCGACCAGGGATATTAACAGCTCTTGTGGGTGTTAGTGGGTCTGGGAAAACTACTCTCTTGGATGTATTAGCTGGACGAAAGACCAGTGGTTACATTGAAGGAAGTATATACATCTCTGCTTATCCCAAGAAGCAATCAACCTTTGCTAGAGTAAGTGCTTACTGTGAACAAATTGACATTCATTCGCCTCATGTCACTGTCTGTGAGTCGCTCATACTTTCTACTTGGCTCCGCCTTTCCTCCAATGTTGAtaccaaaacaagaaag ATGTTTGTGGAAGAAGTTACGGAACTAATAGAACTAGATAAATTGAGAGATGCTTTAGTGGGGCTACCAGGAATTGATGGTCTTTCAACAGAACAAAGGAAGAGATTGAAAATAGCAGTGGAGTTGGTTGCTAATCCGTCGACTATCTTAATGGACGAACCAACTTCTGGTCTTGATGCTAGATCTGCTGCCATTGTTATGCGTACCATGAGAAATATCATAGTTGCATATGAATTCTCTTGGGAACTAACAaggtga
- the LOC101220745 gene encoding protein SENSITIVE TO PROTON RHIZOTOXICITY 1 produces the protein MEPEDSLCSSEVWTKSSSFPNGNVQQPPQKWPDTSILDYAMDQPFQEFQEQTESKASLTCNPNQQIEILDKDSNQMNAALLASKIQDWDPRAMLNNLSFLEQKIHQLQELVHLIVGRRGQVFGRPDELVVQQQQLITADLTSIIVQLISTAGSLLPSVKHNLSAAVPPVGQLEPFDKVIFASGPGTNGGVQSQHGDGTKLPELPTQVDGSSKCGKEQNMTVEEHESKDEEDADEHENLPPGSYEILQLEKEEILAPHTHFCAICGKGFKRDANLRMHMRGHGDEYKTAAALAKPNKELGSETMLIKRYSCPFTGCKRNKDHKKFQPLKTILCVKNHYKRTHCDKSFTCSKCNSKKFSVIADLKTHEKHCGKDKWLCSCGTTFSRKDKLFGHIALFQGHTPAIPLDESKGATVSCDRGERYETTNKLGSINFSFGSIASGGSSVETIADAKGGVDDPLSYFSPLNFDSCNFGGFHEFPRPPFENTDNAFSFLIPGSGNYTQKSGAESSSNNLE, from the coding sequence ATGGAACCTGAAGATAGTTTGTGTAGTTCTGAAGTTTGGacaaaatcttcttcttttcctaatGGTAATGTTCAGCAACCTCCACAAAAATGGCCAGATACTTCCATTTTAGACTATGCTATGGATCAACCTTTTCAAGAATTTCAAGAACAGACCGAATCGAAGGCCTCCCTAACCTGTAACCCGAATCAACAAATTGAAATCCTAGATAAAGATAGTAATCAGATGAATGCAGCACTTCTAGCCAGTAAAATTCAAGATTGGGACCCAAGGGCCATGCTAAATAATCTTTCTTTCCTTGAGCAGAAGATTCATCAGCTTCAGGAACTCGTGCATTTGATCGTTGGTCGAAGAGGCCAGGTCTTTGGGAGGCCAGATGAACTCGTAGTTCAGCAACAACAGCTGATAACTGCAGATCTAACTTCAATTATTGTTCAGTTAATCTCCACTGCGGGTAGTCTGCTTCCATCTGTAAAGCATAACTTGTCTGCTGCTGTTCCTCCAGTCGGGCAGCTGGAGCCGTTTGACAAGGTTATTTTCGCATCTGGACCCGGGACCAATGGTGGTGTTCAGTCACAACATGGTGATGGAACTAAACTCCCCGAGCTTCCAACCCAAGTGGACGGAAGTAGCAAGTGTGGGAAGGAACAGAACATGACTGTTGAAGAACACGAATCAAAGGACGAAGAAGATGCAGATGAACACGAGAACCTACCACCCGGTTCATATGAAATATTGCAgctagaaaaagaagagattcTAGCTCCTCACACCCACTTCTGTGCAATATGTGGAAAAGGGTTCAAGAGAGATGCAAATTTACGGATGCACATGAGGGGCCATGGTGATGAGTATAAAACCGCAGCTGCTCTTGCAAAGCCGAACAAAGAATTGGGTTCCGAGACCATGCTAATTAAGAGGTATTCCTGCCCCTTTACCGGCTGCAAGCGGAACAAGGATCACAAGAAGTTTCAACCTTTGAAAACTATTCTGTGTGTTAAAAACCATTACAAGAGAACTCACTGTGATAAAAGCTTCACTTGCAGCAAATGCAACTCTAAGAAATTCTCAGTAATTGCTGATCTCAAAACACATGAGAAGCATTGTGGGAAAGATAAGTGGCTTTGTTCTTGTGGGACTACTTTCTCAAGGAAAGACAAGCTCTTTGGACACATTGCTCTCTTCCAAGGCCACACTCCTGCAATTCCTCTCGACGAGTCGAAGGGAGCCACCGTGTCCTGTGATCGAGGAGAACGCTATGAAACAACGAATAAGCTTGGGAGTATAAATTTCAGTTTTGGGTCGATTGCTTCTGGAGGAAGCTCAGTTGAAACCATAGCAGATGCAAAAGGTGGTGTTGATGATCCTCTTAGTTATTTCTCACCTTTGAACTTCGATTCGTGTAATTTTGGTGGCTTTCATGAGTTTCCTCGACCGCCATTCGAGAACACAGACAATGCATTTTCGTTCCTTATCCCTGGATCTGGCAATTACACCCAAAAATCTGGTGCAGAATCAAGCTCTAATAACCTTGAATGA